In Bos taurus isolate L1 Dominette 01449 registration number 42190680 breed Hereford chromosome 13, ARS-UCD2.0, whole genome shotgun sequence, the DNA window CAGGTCCATGGGAGAGGCGGGTGTGGGGCAGGGGGCTGAGCAGCCTGAGACCAGGGACCCTCGGGCCAGGGGCTGAGCTGACCCCTCAGCAGCTGTCCTCCCTTCTGTCCCTCCTCCCACAGAAAGGCCGGGGGTGTACGGGACATCGCCAATGGCCAAAATCTCCCCAAGTCCCAATCTTCATGAGGCACGGACCCCGGACATGGTGAGGGTGAGGGACCCCGAACCCCTGAACCCACTCCTCCCTCTTCCCGGGCAGCCCGAGGAGGAGGCCAGAACTGCCAGCCCTGCTGTGTGCCATGCACATGGTAACATGCCCATCCTCGTGCCAAGCAGGGAGTCCTGAGCTCCACACGATGACGGTGGAAGCAAGGCTCAGAGTGGGTGGGAGACCTGCCCAAGGTCGCACAGAGAAAAGGGCAGAAGGTAGCAGCCGAGCCCACCCAGACTGACCCGCCTACCCTGTGCAGAACCCCCAGCGCATCTCCAACCAGCTGCATGGGACAATCGCCGTGGTGCGGCCTGGGTCCCGGGCCTGCTCCGCCGACCAGGGCTCCACCAATGGGACGCCCCCACTGCTGCCCACCAGGAACAGCCCACCCAGCCCACCTGGCGAGCACAGCCTCCCTCTGGACAGGTGAGTGCCCGCCCTCTACCACCACCAGGAGCTCCCTCAGCTGGGCACCTGGTCTCCTCCTCTGGTCCCAGCTTTAAGGCAGGGGCCAGCAGCAGGGAGTCCCTCCCTTTGTCCCTTCAGGAGAACTGCTCTCCCTGGCTTGGCTTCCCCCTGCCTGCAGCATGGTTCCCACGTGGACATCTGAACggccagggcagggtgggggttcgtggacagaggagatggGGACTGGGCACCCCCTTTCATCGTGGTCTGaggagagtgggggtggggttgtGGTGGGTGACCAGGTGGGCAGGGTGCTCCAGGGGACTGGGCAGGCAGCTGACGCCCAGAAGGGGGAGAGGCCTTAGTGGCCAGTTCCCTCCTCTGATCCCCAGGCCCCAGGCAACTCTAAAACCAGGCACCCAGGGGCCCGGGCATTCCCTTCCCCACTGCCCACCGTGCCACGTGGGCACCTGCCTTACCCCCAGGACCCCTAGTCCTCCCTGTGAAGTGGGGCTGACTATGCCCCACAATCACCAGGCTTCTCCTTCCCCACAGCTTCCTGCAGGCCTCTCGGCCTTCTGCCAGGACCTGTGAGTCCCTGAAGCACTCCCTCCAGGCCGACCGCCTCTGCCTCCTGAACCGGCATCTAACCCTGCACCTTGGCAGCCCCCCGGCCCCCGCCACAGCCCCCAGTGGCCCCCAGTCCCAGGGCCTCAAGGCTGGGGAGGCGGAGGCCTGGGAGGAGCCCTCAGGCCTGCTGGGCCTGCCGGGCGCCCTGGTGGGCGTGCGGAACCCACGGCTGGAAGGCGCACTGCACATGCTCCTGGCCCAGCAACTGCGGGCACAGGGCAGGGTGGGCAGTGCCCGGCTGAGGGGCCCTTGGGGGCCCAGAGGGACGCCGCCTTCCCCACCAGCCGACTCAGACTCCGAGGGTCCTGAAGGCGAGGCGGCCAGGGAAACCCTGTCCAGAAGGAGGCACCCACAGCCTGCAGGCCCGGGCAGCCCCCAGGGGAAGGAGGGCACGGCCACACAGGACTATGTCCCAGACAAGCCCCTGGACCTCTCAGAGAGGGGTCGGTGCCGGGCCAGCACTCCCAAGCCTGCCAACCAGTCGGGGTCACTCAGCCCTCCACAGGTCCCCACGCCCAGCCCTGAGCCACCCCAGGGAGTGGGACCACCTGCCCAGTGTGGAGCCCAGAGACTCAGCAATGGCACCCAGGAAGCCAAAGAGCCAGAGGCGGAAGAGCATCCATCTTCTCCGGTGAGGGACCCAGAGCACCTGGGCCCCAGGCTGCCCTCTCTTCTCTGCTCCACTCCACCAGCCAGTTGCGGAGGGAAAGCCTGCTGCCCAGGTCACAAGCCACAGGGAGCCAGCTGACCCTCCAGTCCCGTCCTGTCCAGGGCTCCCACAGGCTGTGCCCGAGGCCGGGttgggaagagagagggaagtTGCCTTACATGAGCTCAAGTCTCTTCCTTTTCCCGCCAGGACCCGCCCTACTCTGCCCCAGGGCCCCACCTCAGCCTGCCCTCTCCAAGTGGGCcaggagaggaggacagagggagGCCTAGACTTCCCCCCTACCCACCAAGGCCTGGTGGAGACAGCCACCCAGGTGAGGATGCGAACACAGCAAGTGTTGTTCCACGATGGAAGTGGAACCACAGTGAGCAGGGAGGGCCTGACCCAGCAAACTCTGGTCTCAGATTTGGTTCCCCACCTTCAGACCCAGAGTGGAGCGAGGGGCCCAGGGAGGGCACGTTTCTGACCACAGGAAGTGAATGGAGAGCATCCTAGCAACTGGGGCTTCAGGGCAGGTGATGAGTTCCCTGTCACCCAGCAACTAAGCCAGGGGCACCCCAGTGGGTGGGGTCACTGCAGGAGTGTAGGGAACTTTGGGCTTGGATTCCACCCCAGGGCAGGTTACTCgggctctctgtgcctcagtttccccagcttcAGGGGTGTTGCCACTGGTCTCAGCCTGGCAGGTTAGGGGCCTAGGCTTCTACTAGATGCCCAGGCCACCATCCTGGCCTGACCCACACCCCGCGTCCTGCAGAGCTCAGCAAAGTCCATGGGCAACAGCTGGAGTCGGATGAGCTGGACGAGCCAGACACCTCGGACAGTGAGGTCAGTGCTGCCACACACTGGGGTAGGGGGGTGGCACCCTGGCTGCCCCAGGCTTGGGGGGGTCCTCACCATGACCACACCCCCACTCTTCAGATGGTCCTGAGCACCAGGGCGGAGGCCACAGAGAGCTCGCCAGGGGAGGGACCCGGGTGTGTCTGCGACAAGGAGTGTGGACGGGGCCCGCAGAAGAGGAAGCGGGCCTCAGACTCCTGGAGCAAAGGTAGGCCCCAGGTGGGGGCGGGGCAGTTGCAGCACCGATACCCACAGCCTTTCTGGCTACGCGGAGCTGCTCCCAGAGCAGTCTTGTAAGAGGGCCTGGGTCAGGCCTGGGCAGACCCCGAGTCCACTTCCTCCTTGCTGGGCTGGCCCCTTCACCCCAAGCCTGTCTCCCTCCAGAAAGGAGGCGATATGAGACAGCAGTGGGACACAGGCAAGGACAGTTGTGTCATCTTCAAGGGAGAAGGGGCATCCTGGGCCACAAACAGCCCCAGGCCCGGTGGTCCTAGACCCTTCCCCTCTCACAGCCCCACCTGGGAGGGGTCAAGCTCACCTGGACCACCTTGTCCACTTTTAAGGAGGAGGCCCAGCAGAGGGTGCTGCCTCCTAGGCATGGGTGTGTTTGTTCCCgatgtggggctgggggctgctctCCCTTTTGCCAAGGGTGGTGCCTGTGGGCTCCCTCTCCACCCAGGCCGAGGGTATAAGGACGGCTCCCACTTCCTGCTCCGGGCACAGTGGCAGCTCGGGCCGGGTTTCCAGGCGCCCGCGAGAGCCTCTGAACGCCTGAGCTGATGCTGCACGCCGCCTGGTGTTTGTCCAGGCAGGCCTGTGTCGCAGGCTGGGCCATGGCTGCCACAGTGCACCACTGTTGCCGGGAAGGTGACCGCAGCCTGTTTGTCAGGCGAGCGCTGGAGGAGGCCAGCATGCTGGTGTGACCTCACAGCACAGCCAGCTGGGCACTTTTGGAAGACGTCCTGGCAGGCAGGGTCCACAGGGGTGCACCACATCTGCCCCCACCTTCCACATGGAGTCAAGCCAGCCCCTTGCCCGCCCACCCAGACCAAGGCAGGGGCTCCCCAGATGGCACCCATACCCTCAGCACCTCACAGGGGATAAGTGAGAATAGCGCCCTTGTGTCATGTGCCCATAGAGAGAGAGGCTCAAGGAGCATCCGGTCGTTACTGCCTTTGGGCCTCATGGGCCTGCCCGGGGATTAGCCATCACTGTCTCACAGATGCAAAAGTGGGGGCTCAGGGTGGggcaacttgcccagggtcacagaggTGCTACACGGGGTCAGGATGCCAACCTGATCCATCTGACCCAGAACCTGAGCTGGTTCCGCATCAGAGGCACGCCTGAAGCCCAGCATCGTGCAGGTCTCACCTGCAAGGGTGCCAGGAACCATATGTCctttctctgtgaccccagaggtAGGCCCATGGAAGCACCTGCCAACATCCCAAGTGTTCTGAGAACATTTCCCTATAAGCTTAGCTTATCCAGATGCCCCAGACCCTCTGCAAGGtcgcaggggaggccccagggctGGGCGGATTCCAGGGTCACACACCTTCTACCAAATTCCCAAAGCTCCCCTCCGATCAGGCCGCCCTGTCCAGCATCCGCTGCCATCAGGAACAGGTTG includes these proteins:
- the RBBP8NL gene encoding RBBP8 N-terminal-like protein isoform X2; this translates as MRTRDHAGNRGPVEAKGPSPHLEHRGPRARATGAMESFTESLNRLKEVHENEVMGLQNKLMELNSERCRDAQRVEELCAKNHQLREQQKALKENLRALENRLRAGLCDRCMVTQELARKKQQEFESSLLQNLQHVFLLTTELTRLQEENDALKEEVKRLQGPGPKPQLREGISDPPSPLLLPSLGARKAVTEKPLGGHEETEDGRAERPGVYGTSPMAKISPSPNLHEARTPDMNPQRISNQLHGTIAVVRPGSRACSADQGSTNGTPPLLPTRNSPPSPPGEHSLPLDSFLQASRPSARTCESLKHSLQADRLCLLNRHLTLHLGSPPAPATAPSGPQSQGLKAGEAEAWEEPSGLLGLPGALVGVRNPRLEGALHMLLAQQLRAQGRVGSARLRGPWGPRGTPPSPPADSDSEGPEGEAARETLSRRRHPQPAGPGSPQGKEGTATQDYVPDKPLDLSERGRCRASTPKPANQSGSLSPPQVPTPSPEPPQGVGPPAQCGAQRLSNGTQEAKEPEAEEHPSSPDPPYSAPGPHLSLPSPSGPGEEDRGRPRLPPYPPRPGGDSHPELSKVHGQQLESDELDEPDTSDSEMVLSTRAEATESSPGEGPGCVCDKECGRGPQKRKRASDSWSKASKKPT
- the RBBP8NL gene encoding RBBP8 N-terminal-like protein isoform X4, whose protein sequence is MVTQELARKKQQEFESSLLQNLQHVFLLTTELTRLQEENDALKEEVKRLQGPGPKPQLREGISDPPSPLLLPSLGARKAVTEKPLGGHEETEDGRAERPGVYGTSPMAKISPSPNLHEARTPDMVRNPQRISNQLHGTIAVVRPGSRACSADQGSTNGTPPLLPTRNSPPSPPGEHSLPLDSFLQASRPSARTCESLKHSLQADRLCLLNRHLTLHLGSPPAPATAPSGPQSQGLKAGEAEAWEEPSGLLGLPGALVGVRNPRLEGALHMLLAQQLRAQGRVGSARLRGPWGPRGTPPSPPADSDSEGPEGEAARETLSRRRHPQPAGPGSPQGKEGTATQDYVPDKPLDLSERGRCRASTPKPANQSGSLSPPQVPTPSPEPPQGVGPPAQCGAQRLSNGTQEAKEPEAEEHPSSPDPPYSAPGPHLSLPSPSGPGEEDRGRPRLPPYPPRPGGDSHPELSKVHGQQLESDELDEPDTSDSEMVLSTRAEATESSPGEGPGCVCDKECGRGPQKRKRASDSWSKASKKPT
- the RBBP8NL gene encoding RBBP8 N-terminal-like protein isoform X1, which produces MRTRDHAGNRGPVEAKGPSPHLEHRGPRARATGAMESFTESLNRLKEVHENEVMGLQNKLMELNSERCRDAQRVEELCAKNHQLREQQKALKENLRALENRLRAGLCDRCMVTQELARKKQQEFESSLLQNLQHVFLLTTELTRLQEENDALKEEVKRLQGPGPKPQLREGISDPPSPLLLPSLGARKAVTEKPLGGHEETEDGRAERPGVYGTSPMAKISPSPNLHEARTPDMVRNPQRISNQLHGTIAVVRPGSRACSADQGSTNGTPPLLPTRNSPPSPPGEHSLPLDSFLQASRPSARTCESLKHSLQADRLCLLNRHLTLHLGSPPAPATAPSGPQSQGLKAGEAEAWEEPSGLLGLPGALVGVRNPRLEGALHMLLAQQLRAQGRVGSARLRGPWGPRGTPPSPPADSDSEGPEGEAARETLSRRRHPQPAGPGSPQGKEGTATQDYVPDKPLDLSERGRCRASTPKPANQSGSLSPPQVPTPSPEPPQGVGPPAQCGAQRLSNGTQEAKEPEAEEHPSSPDPPYSAPGPHLSLPSPSGPGEEDRGRPRLPPYPPRPGGDSHPELSKVHGQQLESDELDEPDTSDSEMVLSTRAEATESSPGEGPGCVCDKECGRGPQKRKRASDSWSKASKKPT
- the RBBP8NL gene encoding RBBP8 N-terminal-like protein isoform X3, translated to MRTRDHAGNRGPVEAKGPSPHLEHRGPRARATGAMESFTESLNRLKEVHENEVMGLQNKLMELNSERCRDAQRVEELCAKNHQLREQQKALKENLRALENRLRAGLCDRCMVTQELARKKQQEFESSLLQNLQHVFLLTTELTRLQEENDALKEEVKRLQGPGPKPQLREGISDPPSPLLLPSLGARKAVTEKPLGGHEETEDGRAERPGVYGTSPMAKISPSPNLHEARTPDMVRNPQRISNQLHGTIAVVRPGSRACSADQGSTNGTPPLLPTRNSPPSPPGEHSLPLDSFLQASRPSARTCESLKHSLQADRLCLLNRHLTLHLGSPPAPATAPSGPQSQGLKAGEAEAWEEPSGLLGLPGALVGVRNPRLEGALHMLLAQQLRAQGRVGSARLRGPWGPRGTPPSPPADSDSEGPEGEAARETLSRRRHPQPAGPGSPQGKEGTATQDYVPDKPLDLSERGRCRASTPKPANQSGSLSPPQVPTPSPEPPQGVGPPAQCGAQRLSNGTQEAKEPEAEEHPSSPVRDPEHLGPRLPSLLCSTPPASCGGKACCPGPALLCPRAPPQPALSKWARRGGQREA